In one window of Palaemon carinicauda isolate YSFRI2023 chromosome 2, ASM3689809v2, whole genome shotgun sequence DNA:
- the LOC137619148 gene encoding uncharacterized protein, whose translation MKEIKAIEREEAALKSKREMEIKAIEREEAALKSKREMLGLEAELAGVEAEEKALRDLKEKDKEITHIPRIRENTNPDVSGSERPMHLNTEAPEIGLSGCCCSGGNDQRDLSNKEVMQALISCSLKSLMPKQDIAKFDGDRTKYFKFIRSFDEVFSSQLTNDKERLRYLDLYTTGMPNNIVASCLHLEASEGYKQARKLLEERYGNLEQIATAYVDKIIEWKDIRENNAEEYDEYSVALKTCRNAISCVPHGIAELQNPKTMRLILSKFSFRVQTRWCRVADKIIEEKKRTVSFDDLEVEVVQGVEVVQGVEVVQEVEVVGSERSNRALVAQEEGTHDKIAMFRAVRGGGVCEV comes from the exons ATGAAGGAGATAAAGGCCATCgagcgagaggaagcagcgctaaaATCTAAGAGGGAAATGGAGATAAAGgccatagagcgagaggaagcagcgctaaaatctaagagggagatgctcggtttagaggcagagttagctggagtggaggcagaggagaaggCTTTAAGAGATCTGAAGGAGAAGGATAAAGAAATAACTCACATCCCTAGGATAAGGGAAAACACAAACCCTGATGTAAGCGGGAGTGAGAGACCCATGCATTTGAATACGGAAGCACCCGAGATTGGGTTAAGTGGATGCTGTTGCTCGGGCGGGAATGACCAAAGGGACTTGAGCAATAAAGAAGTCATGCAGGCGTTAATCTCTTGCAGCCTTAAAAGCTTGATGCCCAAGCAGGATATAGCTAAGTTTGATGGGGATcgtacaaagtattttaagttcattcgctcatttgatgaagtctttagtagccagttgacgaatgataaggaaaggctgaggtatctggatttatacacgacagGCATGCCAAATAATATTGTGGCCTCTTGCCtccacttagaagcttcagagggctataagcaggcaaggaagttgctggaggagcgATATGGCAACCTTGAACAGATAGCCACCgcgtatgtggataagatcattgaatggaaagatataagggaaaacaacgcgGAAGAGTATGACGAGTACTCGGTGGCACTCAAAACCTGCAGGAATGCAATTTCGTGCGTCCCTCATGGCAttgccgaattacaaaatccaaaaacaatgaggttGATCCTTAGCAAGTTCTCCTTTAGGGTGCAGACTCGATGGTGtagagttgctgataagattatTGAGGAGAAAAAGAGGACTGTGTCGTTTGATGATTTG gaagtagaagtggtccaaggagtagaagtggtccaaggagtagaagtggtccaagaagtagaagtGGTAGGATCTGAGCGCTCAAatagagccttagtggctcaggaggaaggaacacatgacaaaattgctatgttcagggcagttagaggag gaggagtatgtgaagtgtga